The genome window GGCGCCGGCGGCGGCAACGCGGCTGCGCTGGAAGCCCACGCCAGCCTGGTGCGGGAAGCCGACCGGCTGGCGGATCGTGCCGCGAGCGAAGCCGAACGCGTCTCCCGACATGCGGACATGAGCCGGAACCGGGCGGGTCTTCAGGCAGAGCAGGATGCGGCGACGTCCGAGCAAGAGCGGCTCGCCCTCGTTCTCGCGGACGCGCAACGCGCCTTTCGCACCCTGTTCGAGCCGGCACACGTGGAGCCGCGTGCACCCGGCGAGATGATCGCCTGGCGGCAGAATGTGGACGCTGCGCTGTCTCTCGCCGAAGAGGCGGAGAAGGTCGCCGACAGGATTTCATCTCTCGAAGCGCGTGAAGACGCTGTTGCCGGATCGCTTTCGCAGATCGCGGCCGAGCTCGGGGTTGAGGCGGGTTATGCGCTGCCTCTTTCGGCGCGCGTCCGGCTGGTGGAGGAGGCGCTTGGCGCGCGCTCCAAGGCCTGGAGCGAGGGGCGTACGCGGCTCGCGCTTCGTCAGGATGCAAAGCGGCGTCTGTCGAATCTGGACCGGAAAGCAGAGGAAAACGCCGACGCGCTGTCGCGGTGGCGCGCGGAACTGGATGCCGAACTTCAAGCGATCGGCCTGCCCGCCGGAACCGGTCTTGAGGCGGTGGCGGGAGCGGTGGCGCTCTGGCGGGATTTGCCCGAAAAGCTGAAGCTGCGGGATCTCGAGGCCAAGCGTGTTCATGGGATGAAGCGCGAAAACGCGGCGTTCGACGCAGCGCTTGACGGGCTCGTGAGCGAGGTTGCGCCCGATCTCGCTGACCATGTACCGGATGCGGCGGCCGATGCGCTTCATCGACGGTTGGAGACCGCGCAGTCCGACCAGACCCGCCGGGAAGGCGCGCAGACCCGGGTGCGGACAGCGCGCGAGCGCCTTGAGCAATCCGCCGAGGGGCTGGAGAGCGCTCGGGCGCACCTTTCGGACAGCCTCGCCCGCCTGCCGGAGACGCTGAGGTCGGGCGATCTCGCGGACCTTGCAACGCGGCTGGAGGCGCGCGACGGCGAGGCGGCCGCATTGGCTTCGGCGCATGACCGTTTCGAACGCCTGGCCAAGGGGGAAAGCCGCGCGAATGTCGAGGCGGAGCTTGCCGATTTCGACGCCGAGGCGGCCACGGTCGATCTTGATCTTCTGAAACGGGAGGAGGCGGATCGGGACAAGGCCCTGAATGATGCCTACCATCGGCTGCAGACGAAAACCGCAGAGCGCGCCCTTCTGGAACGCGGCGACGGCGTCGAGCGCGCCGCCTTCCGCAAGCTTGCGGCGGAAAACGAGATGATGACGCTCGGTCGCGAGTGGATGGTTCTGAAGCTCGCCGAGGGGCTGCTGTCGACCGCGATGGAGCATCACCGCGCGCAGACCAGCGATCCGGTGATGGCGCGCGCGGGCACGATCTTCAAGCGGTTGACGCAAGGTTCCTTCGCGACGCTGACGCAGGTCTTCGACGACGACGACCACGCCCGTCTCATGGCCTGCCGTGAGGACGGCGCGCAGGTGCCCGTGGATGCCTTGAGCGAAGGCTCGCGCGACCAACTCTATCTGGCGCTGCGCCTGGCGTTTCTGGCCGATTACTCGGCCCGCGCGGAAGCCGCCCCCTTCATCGGCGACGACCTGTTCCAGACCTTCGACGACACGCGCACGGCGGCGGGGATCTCGGCGCTCGCGGACCTGTCGCAAACGGTCCAGCCGATCCTCTTCACCCACCACCTGAGTGTCGTCGACATCGCCCGCAAGACGCTCGGCGAGGGGCTCGATCTGCTGGAGTTTTGATGGGGGCAGAACAGTGTCGTCAGGGTTGTGCCGCGACGATGTACTGCTAGACTCACGTGTCTGGGTGCGGTCGGGGTCGAGGTTGCGTGTTCAAGGA of Stappia sp. ES.058 contains these proteins:
- a CDS encoding YhaN family protein; amino-acid sequence: MRFERLHFLRYGNLTDVTFRFRPDARLHLVYGPNEAGKSSALAAVSDLLFGFSGKRKTADGEYVNRYDFLHSGPSLRVAATLRNRAGETIDFRRRRGRKNTLLSDSDGETPLRDDALTPFLGGLSRDVFERSFGLNSETLRKGAEAMLAGEGGEDGLLLAAASGLGGLREARAALSAEADAIFTPRAARERLFYQARARYDEAWAEEKEHRLREKDWKALNTAIADSQAAVDEVRAALTAIRKRQGRLQQLEQFDELLAETRAHERALFAFADLEAVPTGIGRALHEELASANRAEAAHRAAMQELDTVERERDRISPDAALLAKAETVTRLFSQTGAYRERHKDIPRVQADVDEQTHELAALLRRLGLGALPTDSEALAARQPSDAVLATIEEGVEHGRLLLSRRDQLAQDIAELRQELSKLPDGADGADIGDPAPIAARFAALGPDIKALETLGDLRERHRGERRRAVEAASRLSPPVGDIHALAGVALPSVETLSEHRTRLSELQEMVRRHDAGMRERMDEIMRLDAEIVETERAGDMPTPMAIADARERRDAALSRLLEDLAAGAGGGNAAALEAHASLVREADRLADRAASEAERVSRHADMSRNRAGLQAEQDAATSEQERLALVLADAQRAFRTLFEPAHVEPRAPGEMIAWRQNVDAALSLAEEAEKVADRISSLEAREDAVAGSLSQIAAELGVEAGYALPLSARVRLVEEALGARSKAWSEGRTRLALRQDAKRRLSNLDRKAEENADALSRWRAELDAELQAIGLPAGTGLEAVAGAVALWRDLPEKLKLRDLEAKRVHGMKRENAAFDAALDGLVSEVAPDLADHVPDAAADALHRRLETAQSDQTRREGAQTRVRTARERLEQSAEGLESARAHLSDSLARLPETLRSGDLADLATRLEARDGEAAALASAHDRFERLAKGESRANVEAELADFDAEAATVDLDLLKREEADRDKALNDAYHRLQTKTAERALLERGDGVERAAFRKLAAENEMMTLGREWMVLKLAEGLLSTAMEHHRAQTSDPVMARAGTIFKRLTQGSFATLTQVFDDDDHARLMACREDGAQVPVDALSEGSRDQLYLALRLAFLADYSARAEAAPFIGDDLFQTFDDTRTAAGISALADLSQTVQPILFTHHLSVVDIARKTLGEGLDLLEF